The nucleotide window CCACGGCAACGCGTCGGCCGCCAAGATATCGTGGTCAATCCGGGGCTGAAGCTGCAGATGTGGGGAAAGCGACCCGGCTCAGTAGTGGTACCGCGCCTGCAGGAAATCGATGCGGTCTTCGGTGACGCGGTACACAATTCGGTGCTCCTGCGTCAGCCGTCGTGACCAGACGCC belongs to Armatimonadota bacterium and includes:
- a CDS encoding type II toxin-antitoxin system YoeB family toxin, which produces GVWSRRLTQEHRIVYRVTEDRIDFLQARYHY